A window of the Haloarcula litorea genome harbors these coding sequences:
- the sppA gene encoding signal peptide peptidase SppA: MSVDAEAVARLVILAVAVVVVGALAWFLFLAVPGDLAGLLGVLLVLGAVGLAARIASNVAGSLIPAHNVAEVAVEGPITRDGGGGLASPPTGASADDVVEQIERADEDRGSEALLLKLNTPGGEIVPSEDIRLAAERFDGPTVAYATDTCASGGYDIAAGCDELWAREGSIVGSIGVIGSRINAKELADELGLSYEQLTAGEYKDAGLPLKEMREAEREYLQGIVDDYYDQFVETVAEGREMDADELRATEARVYLGSEAAELGLVDELGTREDVEDRLEDRLGEPVTVREFEPERPLPARLLGGAQATAFAFGAGVASVFDGDVDGLSFRR; the protein is encoded by the coding sequence GTGAGCGTCGACGCCGAGGCGGTCGCCAGGCTCGTCATCCTGGCGGTCGCCGTGGTCGTCGTCGGTGCGCTGGCGTGGTTCCTGTTCCTCGCCGTCCCCGGCGACCTCGCGGGGCTGCTCGGCGTCCTGCTGGTGCTGGGGGCGGTCGGCCTGGCGGCGCGGATCGCGAGCAACGTCGCGGGCTCGCTGATCCCGGCGCACAACGTCGCCGAGGTCGCCGTCGAGGGACCGATCACCCGCGACGGCGGCGGCGGGCTCGCCTCGCCGCCGACCGGTGCCAGCGCCGACGACGTCGTCGAGCAGATCGAGCGGGCCGACGAGGACCGCGGGAGCGAGGCGCTCCTGCTGAAGCTCAACACGCCCGGCGGCGAGATCGTCCCCAGCGAAGACATCCGGCTGGCCGCCGAGCGCTTCGACGGCCCGACGGTCGCGTACGCCACCGACACCTGCGCCAGCGGCGGCTACGACATCGCCGCCGGCTGTGACGAGCTCTGGGCGCGGGAGGGGTCGATCGTCGGTTCCATCGGCGTCATCGGCTCCCGGATCAACGCCAAGGAACTGGCCGACGAACTCGGGCTCTCCTACGAGCAACTCACCGCCGGCGAGTACAAGGACGCCGGCCTCCCGCTGAAGGAGATGCGGGAGGCGGAACGCGAGTACCTCCAGGGCATCGTCGACGACTACTACGACCAGTTCGTCGAGACGGTGGCCGAGGGCCGGGAGATGGACGCCGACGAACTCCGGGCCACCGAGGCCCGCGTCTACCTCGGGAGCGAGGCCGCCGAGCTGGGGCTGGTCGACGAGCTCGGCACCCGCGAGGACGTCGAGGACCGCCTCGAAGACCGGCTGGGCGAGCCGGTCACCGTCCGTGAGTTCGAGCCCGAGCGACCGCTCCCCGCCCGGCTGCTGGGCGGCGCACAGGCGACCGCGTTCGCGTTCGGTGCCGGCGTCGCGAGCGTCTTCGACGGCGACGTGGACGGGCTCTCCTTCCGTCGTTGA
- a CDS encoding DUF373 family protein encodes MTTLVVCIDRDSPVAGECPVVGRDAVESLITETGVVDPEDSRVNCLLEGLRVADDLDADGDDPVVAVVGSGGDAVGADRDIAAQTEELVETHDPDSAVVVVDSAEDERLVPIVESRVRVDAVDRVVVRQARDIESTYYLLKQFLADEELRTTVLVPLGIALLAFPILLIVADSTTIAVGAIAAALGVFLIYKGLGIDTYLSRLPGQIQEALYSGQVSLVTYVVAGGLSVVGVFAGALEVSPVGSTGPFIVANTFLFESVPWLTAAALAASLGRLLDELLERDGLRSAYVNLPFGAVAVGLVVRGFSAYFLERAGVFEAFRVPTMSFGIVEINGFPMEAGTRLALFILAGILISLVGVRVAAYVNESDIEQELVE; translated from the coding sequence GTGACCACGCTGGTGGTGTGTATCGACCGGGACAGCCCGGTTGCGGGCGAGTGTCCGGTCGTCGGTCGGGACGCCGTCGAGTCGCTCATCACGGAGACGGGCGTCGTCGACCCCGAGGACAGCCGCGTCAACTGTCTGCTGGAGGGGCTGCGGGTCGCCGACGACCTCGACGCCGACGGTGACGACCCGGTCGTCGCCGTCGTCGGGAGCGGCGGCGACGCCGTCGGTGCCGACCGCGACATCGCCGCTCAGACCGAGGAGCTGGTCGAGACACACGACCCCGACTCGGCGGTGGTCGTCGTCGACAGCGCCGAGGACGAGCGCCTCGTCCCCATCGTCGAGAGCAGGGTCCGCGTCGACGCCGTCGACCGCGTCGTCGTCCGGCAGGCCCGGGACATCGAGTCCACCTACTACCTCCTCAAGCAGTTCCTCGCCGACGAGGAGCTCCGGACCACCGTCCTCGTGCCGCTTGGGATCGCCCTGCTGGCCTTCCCGATCCTGCTGATCGTCGCCGACAGCACCACCATCGCCGTCGGGGCCATCGCGGCCGCGCTCGGCGTGTTCCTCATCTACAAGGGCCTGGGGATCGACACGTACCTCTCGCGGCTCCCCGGGCAGATCCAGGAGGCCCTGTACTCCGGCCAGGTGTCGCTCGTGACCTACGTCGTCGCCGGCGGCCTCTCCGTGGTCGGCGTGTTCGCCGGCGCGCTGGAGGTGTCGCCCGTCGGTTCCACCGGCCCGTTCATCGTCGCCAACACGTTCCTCTTCGAGTCGGTCCCGTGGCTGACCGCGGCGGCGCTGGCGGCGTCGCTCGGACGGTTGCTGGACGAACTCCTCGAACGGGACGGGCTCCGCAGCGCGTACGTGAACCTCCCGTTCGGCGCGGTCGCGGTCGGCCTCGTCGTCCGCGGGTTCTCGGCGTACTTCCTCGAACGGGCCGGCGTCTTCGAGGCCTTCCGGGTCCCGACGATGTCGTTCGGTATCGTCGAGATCAACGGCTTCCCGATGGAGGCCGGTACCCGCCTCGCGCTGTTCATCCTCGCGGGCATCCTCATCAGCCTCGTCGGCGTCCGCGTCGCCGCCTACGTCAACGAGAGCGACATCGAGCAGGAACTGGTCGAATAG
- a CDS encoding cyclic nucleotide-binding/CBS domain-containing protein yields the protein MSSDERTTVRDVMSTPVETVSEEATVVEATQRMREKDINALLVETTPRAIVSSTDVLDAIADGRNVSELQVADVMTTNIETASPDLYMEEVAAMMTTYGIKHLPVVDDDYVGMVSSTDITAHLSE from the coding sequence ATGAGTTCTGACGAGAGAACGACTGTCCGAGACGTGATGTCCACCCCCGTGGAGACGGTCTCGGAGGAGGCGACGGTGGTCGAAGCCACGCAGCGGATGAGAGAGAAAGACATCAACGCACTCCTCGTCGAGACCACGCCGCGGGCCATCGTCAGCAGTACCGACGTGCTCGACGCGATCGCCGACGGACGAAACGTCTCGGAGTTACAGGTGGCGGACGTGATGACGACCAACATCGAGACCGCTTCCCCGGACCTCTACATGGAAGAGGTCGCCGCGATGATGACCACGTACGGTATCAAACACCTCCCGGTCGTCGACGACGATTACGTCGGGATGGTCTCCTCGACCGACATCACCGCCCACCTGTCGGAGTAG
- a CDS encoding diphthine--ammonia ligase: MSDGAWVSLFSGGKDSSWALYRALESGRAVERLVTVHPEGDSYMYHVPATRLARLAAESVGIPLVEVEPDDFDADEVVDSGAQGDAELEPLEAALRALDDDLDGGIAGVTAGAVESEYQTSRIEAMADRLEVNVFAPLWQEDPRALAEAMLDAGFEIRIVRVAAYGLDESWLGRRLDADALDELAALNDEYGVHVLGEGGEFETLVTDGPHMDRRIELDYDTEWDGTRGTIRVEDARLAE; the protein is encoded by the coding sequence ATGTCCGACGGTGCGTGGGTCTCGCTGTTCTCCGGCGGCAAGGACTCCTCGTGGGCGTTGTACCGGGCGCTGGAATCCGGCCGTGCCGTCGAGCGGCTGGTGACCGTCCACCCGGAGGGCGACTCCTACATGTACCACGTCCCGGCCACCCGGCTGGCCCGACTGGCCGCCGAGAGCGTCGGCATCCCGCTCGTGGAGGTCGAACCCGACGACTTCGACGCCGACGAGGTCGTCGACTCGGGCGCACAGGGCGACGCCGAACTGGAGCCGCTGGAGGCCGCGCTCCGGGCACTGGACGACGACCTCGACGGCGGCATCGCCGGCGTCACGGCCGGGGCCGTCGAGAGCGAGTACCAGACCTCCCGCATCGAGGCGATGGCCGACCGACTGGAGGTGAACGTCTTCGCGCCCCTCTGGCAGGAGGACCCACGGGCGCTGGCGGAGGCGATGCTCGACGCCGGCTTCGAGATCCGCATCGTCCGCGTCGCGGCATACGGCCTCGACGAGTCGTGGTTGGGCCGCCGGCTCGACGCCGACGCGCTGGACGAACTGGCGGCGCTCAACGACGAGTACGGCGTCCACGTGCTCGGGGAGGGCGGCGAGTTCGAGACGCTGGTGACCGACGGGCCGCACATGGACCGTCGCATCGAGCTGGACTACGACACGGAGTGGGACGGGACGCGAGGGACGATTCGGGTCGAGGACGCGCGGCTGGCGGAGTGA
- a CDS encoding winged helix-turn-helix transcriptional regulator: MREFDCATDDPRCYCLLSDVLDLLGRRYVMDVVCVLAVHGSVRFGTLEDHVPDASTSTLSARLDDLEDEGLIAREQYDEIPPRVEYELTEEGEELADRLQPVLEWARGRDS, encoded by the coding sequence ATGCGCGAGTTCGACTGTGCGACCGACGACCCGCGGTGTTACTGCCTGCTCTCGGACGTGCTGGACCTGCTTGGCCGGAGGTACGTGATGGACGTCGTCTGCGTGCTCGCGGTCCACGGCTCCGTCCGGTTCGGTACGCTCGAGGACCACGTCCCCGACGCGAGCACCTCGACGCTGTCGGCCCGGCTGGACGACCTCGAGGACGAGGGCCTGATCGCCCGGGAGCAGTACGACGAGATCCCGCCCCGCGTCGAGTACGAACTGACCGAGGAGGGCGAGGAACTGGCCGACCGGCTCCAGCCGGTGCTGGAGTGGGCGCGGGGCAGAGACAGTTAG
- the merB gene encoding organomercurial lyase, translated as MTDREAVDDSIGPTTDLEAVRFPDDLAERFGVLYGTDPLRDGREWVAAIRAAQRDLAGRAPTAEDLCTTDDGAHAFVTDDGSQDYVCVLDPLVVPFLRDEAGTVRSTTPVRGETVETRVDGDGVSVSHPDAVVSLGLSDHVDADTEPTLATVYRQVCGYVHVFADEAEYETWAAEAEATTTAVPIERGVGIAEELAGELFGEAA; from the coding sequence ATGACGGACAGAGAGGCTGTCGACGACAGTATCGGGCCGACGACCGACCTCGAAGCCGTTCGGTTCCCGGACGACCTCGCCGAGCGGTTCGGCGTGCTGTACGGCACCGATCCGCTGCGGGACGGTAGGGAGTGGGTCGCGGCGATCCGGGCGGCACAGCGTGACCTCGCCGGCCGTGCGCCGACCGCCGAGGACCTCTGTACCACCGACGACGGCGCACACGCGTTCGTCACCGACGACGGGAGTCAGGACTACGTCTGCGTGCTGGACCCGCTGGTGGTGCCGTTCCTGCGGGACGAGGCGGGGACCGTCCGGTCGACGACGCCGGTCCGCGGCGAGACGGTCGAGACGCGGGTCGACGGCGACGGCGTCTCGGTGTCACACCCCGACGCGGTCGTCTCGCTGGGGCTCTCGGACCACGTCGACGCCGACACCGAGCCGACGCTGGCGACCGTCTACCGGCAGGTGTGTGGCTACGTCCACGTCTTCGCCGACGAGGCCGAGTACGAGACCTGGGCGGCGGAGGCCGAGGCGACGACGACAGCGGTCCCGATCGAGAGGGGCGTCGGGATCGCGGAGGAGCTGGCGGGCGAACTGTTCGGGGAGGCGGCGTAG
- a CDS encoding NDP-sugar synthase — translation MKAIVLAGGYATRLWPVTKHRPKMLLPVGDSTVIDRILGELEADDRISDVFVSTNERFADDFRDHVADSGYEKVSLTVEETTEEDEKFGVVGALAQLVDREGLGDEDLLVVAGDNLISFDVAEFLDAFESHGDPTLAAYDVGSLERAKSYGLIETEGGEVVDFQEKPDNPKSTLVSIACYAFPSDAIRFDEYLSGGNNPDEPGWFIQWLVDQDTVRSFSFDGAWYDIGTPESYLEAVAWELEGENVVAEDAVVENTTLGDNVHVLDGAEVVNSSLDNTVVFPDATIVDADIRDSIIDKDTHVESLDLAGALIGAHTQLTNGN, via the coding sequence ATGAAGGCGATCGTCCTCGCCGGCGGGTACGCGACGCGACTCTGGCCGGTCACGAAACACCGACCGAAGATGCTGCTCCCGGTCGGTGACTCGACCGTCATCGACCGCATCCTCGGCGAACTCGAAGCCGACGACCGGATCTCCGACGTGTTCGTCAGCACGAACGAGCGGTTCGCGGACGACTTCCGCGACCACGTCGCGGATTCGGGCTACGAGAAGGTCTCCCTGACCGTCGAGGAGACCACGGAGGAGGACGAGAAGTTCGGCGTCGTCGGGGCGCTGGCCCAGCTGGTCGACCGGGAGGGCCTCGGCGACGAGGACCTGCTGGTCGTGGCCGGCGACAACCTCATCAGCTTCGACGTCGCGGAGTTCCTCGACGCGTTCGAGTCCCACGGCGATCCGACGCTGGCCGCCTACGACGTGGGCTCCCTGGAGAGGGCGAAGTCCTACGGCCTCATCGAGACCGAGGGCGGCGAGGTCGTCGACTTCCAGGAGAAGCCCGACAACCCCAAGAGCACGCTGGTCTCGATCGCCTGCTACGCGTTCCCGAGCGACGCCATCCGCTTCGACGAGTACCTCTCGGGCGGCAACAACCCCGACGAACCGGGCTGGTTCATCCAGTGGCTCGTCGACCAGGACACCGTCCGATCCTTTTCCTTCGACGGCGCGTGGTACGACATCGGGACGCCGGAGAGCTACCTCGAAGCCGTCGCCTGGGAGCTGGAGGGCGAGAACGTCGTCGCCGAGGACGCCGTCGTCGAGAACACGACGCTGGGCGACAACGTCCACGTCCTCGACGGGGCCGAGGTCGTCAACTCCAGCCTCGACAACACCGTCGTCTTCCCCGACGCCACCATCGTCGACGCCGACATCCGCGACTCCATCATCGACAAGGACACCCACGTCGAGAGCCTCGACCTCGCCGGCGCGCTCATCGGCGCACACACGCAGCTGACGAACGGCAACTGA
- a CDS encoding NUDIX domain-containing protein: MTGDDGADEPGGEAAAPTASDDAPPADADVSGETNDDPETNVIDRINEINVEQKLQDLGAEFDDVDVTVEEFELGAGAYADVFAATDRTGYDGNSVVFLTRDGADLPPLSDALPEQAERDTRDRVLMVLGRGADLWALPGGGQSQEYESMQGTTLRRVNEQTGVRCTIADIEEVFHRKYYPETDAEGSVHTLDVYFRGEYASGSIDVDESELVGAAWFADPPERMTEGAKRIWESFLAERGRADELDGVTTDADLEVGDPSGD, from the coding sequence ATGACAGGGGACGACGGTGCGGACGAGCCCGGTGGCGAGGCGGCGGCCCCGACGGCGTCGGACGACGCACCGCCGGCGGACGCGGACGTATCAGGGGAGACGAACGACGACCCCGAGACGAACGTCATCGACAGGATCAACGAGATCAACGTCGAACAGAAGCTCCAGGACCTCGGGGCGGAGTTCGACGACGTGGACGTCACGGTCGAGGAGTTCGAGCTCGGGGCCGGCGCGTACGCCGACGTCTTCGCCGCCACCGACCGGACCGGCTACGACGGCAACAGCGTCGTCTTCCTGACTCGCGACGGGGCAGACCTCCCGCCGCTCAGCGACGCGCTGCCCGAGCAGGCCGAGCGTGACACCCGCGACCGCGTGCTGATGGTGCTGGGTCGGGGCGCGGACCTGTGGGCGCTGCCCGGCGGCGGGCAGAGCCAGGAGTACGAGTCGATGCAGGGGACGACGCTGCGCCGTGTCAACGAGCAGACCGGCGTCCGCTGTACCATCGCGGACATCGAGGAGGTGTTCCACCGCAAGTACTACCCGGAGACCGACGCGGAGGGGTCGGTCCACACGCTGGACGTCTACTTCCGCGGGGAGTACGCCAGCGGCTCCATCGACGTCGACGAGTCCGAACTCGTCGGCGCGGCGTGGTTCGCCGACCCGCCCGAGCGGATGACCGAGGGCGCGAAACGGATCTGGGAGTCGTTCCTCGCCGAGCGGGGCCGCGCGGACGAACTCGACGGCGTGACCACCGACGCCGACCTCGAGGTCGGGGACCCGAGCGGCGACTGA
- a CDS encoding VOC family protein — MQFDHAGVATDDADALADLYGAALDAPVAHEETFGDLRVAFLDLGNGYFELLEPLPDAEGAIPDYLDSHGPGIHHLALETRDIRDALDDEPRPGAWGHEVAFLHPGSTGGVLLEFVEH, encoded by the coding sequence ATGCAGTTCGACCACGCCGGCGTCGCGACCGACGACGCCGACGCGCTCGCGGACCTGTACGGGGCGGCACTCGACGCGCCGGTCGCCCACGAGGAGACGTTCGGCGACCTCCGGGTGGCCTTCCTCGACCTCGGGAACGGCTACTTCGAACTCCTGGAGCCGCTGCCCGACGCCGAGGGCGCGATTCCCGACTACCTCGACAGCCACGGTCCGGGCATCCACCACCTCGCGCTCGAAACCCGGGACATCCGGGACGCGCTCGACGACGAACCGAGACCCGGAGCGTGGGGCCACGAGGTGGCCTTCCTCCACCCGGGATCGACCGGCGGCGTGCTGCTGGAGTTCGTCGAGCACTGA
- a CDS encoding acyl-CoA mutase large subunit family protein produces the protein MFDPDELDRIREAKAEWEAEEVQPTVDRFGEREETFTTDTEGHEVERLYTPADVADLDYEADLGFPGQEPYTRGVYSTGYRGRLWTMRQYAGMGTAAETNERFHYLLEEGQTGLSMAFDLPTQMGYDSDDAMAAGEVGKTGVAIDSLRDMERVFEGIPLDEVSTSMTINAPASVLLAMYIAVGDQQGVDREQLRGTIQNDVLKEYIARNTFIFPPEPSMRLITDIFEFCAAETPKFNTISISGYHIREAGSTAAQEIAFTLGDGIEYVQAALDAGLDVDEFAPQLSFFFASYNNILEEVAKFRAARRLWADIMDERFDAEDPKSKQLKFHTQTAGSTLTAQQIENNVVRVAYQALAAVLGGTQSLHTNGKDEAIGLPTEESVRTALRTQQILAHESGAADTIDPLAGSYYVESLTDDLEAEAREIIAEADERGGMAQAIEDQWVQRQIQDVAYERQREQEAGERIIVGVNEFEIDEEEEKDIEEVDPELEQAQQERVAAIREERDGDAVESALADLEAAARGDENLMPYLVDAVKTYATTGEICDVLRDVFGEYQPGGSM, from the coding sequence ATGTTCGACCCCGACGAGCTGGACCGCATCCGCGAGGCGAAAGCCGAGTGGGAGGCGGAGGAGGTCCAGCCGACCGTCGACCGCTTCGGCGAACGCGAGGAGACGTTCACGACGGACACCGAGGGGCACGAGGTAGAACGCCTGTACACGCCGGCCGACGTTGCCGACCTCGACTACGAGGCGGACCTGGGCTTCCCCGGGCAGGAACCCTACACGCGCGGCGTCTACTCGACCGGCTACCGCGGCCGCCTGTGGACGATGCGACAGTACGCCGGGATGGGGACCGCCGCCGAGACCAACGAGCGGTTCCACTACCTGTTAGAGGAGGGCCAGACCGGCCTCTCGATGGCGTTCGACCTCCCGACCCAGATGGGGTACGACTCCGACGACGCGATGGCCGCCGGCGAGGTCGGCAAGACCGGCGTCGCCATCGACTCGCTGCGTGACATGGAGCGGGTCTTCGAGGGCATCCCGCTGGACGAGGTCTCGACCTCGATGACCATCAACGCGCCCGCCAGCGTCCTGCTGGCGATGTACATCGCCGTCGGCGACCAGCAGGGCGTCGACCGCGAGCAGCTCCGGGGGACCATCCAGAACGACGTGCTCAAGGAGTACATCGCCCGCAACACGTTCATCTTCCCGCCGGAGCCGTCGATGCGGCTCATCACCGACATCTTCGAGTTCTGCGCCGCGGAGACGCCGAAGTTCAACACGATCTCGATCTCGGGCTACCACATCCGCGAGGCCGGTTCGACGGCCGCCCAAGAGATCGCGTTCACGCTGGGCGACGGTATCGAGTACGTGCAGGCGGCGCTGGACGCCGGACTGGACGTCGACGAGTTCGCCCCGCAACTGTCCTTCTTCTTCGCCTCCTACAACAACATCCTCGAGGAGGTGGCGAAGTTCCGGGCCGCGCGGCGGCTCTGGGCCGACATCATGGACGAACGCTTCGACGCCGAGGACCCCAAGTCCAAGCAGCTGAAGTTCCACACACAGACCGCCGGGTCGACGCTGACCGCCCAGCAGATCGAGAACAACGTCGTCCGGGTGGCCTACCAGGCCCTCGCGGCGGTGCTGGGCGGGACCCAGAGCCTCCACACCAACGGCAAGGACGAGGCCATCGGACTGCCGACCGAGGAGTCCGTCCGCACCGCCCTGCGCACCCAGCAGATCCTCGCTCACGAGTCCGGCGCGGCCGACACGATCGACCCGCTGGCCGGGAGCTACTACGTCGAGTCCCTGACCGACGACCTGGAGGCGGAGGCCCGCGAGATCATCGCCGAGGCCGACGAGCGCGGCGGGATGGCCCAGGCCATCGAGGACCAGTGGGTCCAGCGACAGATCCAGGACGTGGCCTACGAGCGCCAGCGCGAACAGGAGGCCGGCGAGCGGATCATCGTCGGCGTCAACGAGTTCGAGATCGACGAGGAGGAGGAGAAAGACATCGAAGAGGTCGACCCGGAGCTGGAGCAGGCCCAACAGGAGCGCGTCGCCGCCATCCGCGAGGAGCGCGACGGAGACGCCGTCGAGTCGGCGCTGGCCGACCTGGAGGCGGCGGCCCGCGGCGACGAGAACCTGATGCCCTACCTGGTCGACGCCGTCAAGACCTACGCGACCACGGGCGAGATCTGCGACGTGCTGCGGGACGTCTTCGGCGAGTACCAGCCCGGCGGCTCGATGTAG
- a CDS encoding FKBP-type peptidyl-prolyl cis-trans isomerase, with product MPIEPGDGVTIHYVGRFEGGSVFDTSRADVAREHGLLEAQGTDESDYRPLAFTVGAGDIIEGLDEAVVGLTAGETATVTVPPEKAYGEADESKVREYDHGTFESMVGTEPEVGLHVEAENGLHGDVTAVREGSVEVDFNHELAGETLVFEIEVVEVR from the coding sequence ATGCCGATCGAACCCGGTGACGGCGTCACTATCCACTACGTCGGTCGCTTCGAGGGCGGGAGCGTCTTCGACACCTCGCGGGCCGACGTGGCCCGCGAGCACGGGCTGTTGGAGGCACAGGGGACCGACGAGAGCGACTACCGGCCGCTGGCGTTCACCGTCGGTGCCGGCGACATCATCGAGGGCCTCGACGAGGCCGTCGTCGGGCTGACCGCGGGCGAGACGGCGACGGTGACGGTCCCGCCGGAGAAGGCCTACGGCGAGGCAGACGAGTCGAAGGTCCGCGAGTACGACCACGGGACGTTCGAGTCGATGGTCGGGACGGAACCGGAGGTCGGGCTCCACGTCGAGGCCGAGAACGGCCTCCACGGGGACGTGACCGCGGTCCGCGAGGGGAGCGTCGAAGTGGACTTCAACCACGAACTCGCGGGCGAGACGCTGGTCTTCGAGATCGAGGTCGTCGAGGTCCGCTGA
- a CDS encoding GNAT family N-acetyltransferase → MYVRDAKNREEVWLLDHIEEMGLDETAFRSRDYVIAIDQHTHEKAGFGRIRIHKPDDGDPVCELTSIGVLDAWRDQGVGAHIIERLVEYASDEGFDVVYSLTGAASYLEQFGFERIDPEQLPEPLDDRLATKRENIQPDAAPLRLQVDRFRMPERFRERFKNASVRESPESGEDDPEESAEDFGIDPDEATYKYDTGD, encoded by the coding sequence ATGTACGTCCGGGACGCGAAAAACCGAGAGGAAGTCTGGTTGTTGGACCACATCGAGGAGATGGGGCTGGACGAGACGGCCTTCCGCTCCCGCGACTACGTCATCGCGATCGACCAGCACACCCACGAGAAGGCCGGGTTCGGGCGCATCCGCATCCACAAGCCCGACGACGGCGACCCGGTCTGTGAGCTGACGAGCATCGGCGTGCTGGACGCCTGGCGCGACCAGGGGGTCGGGGCGCACATCATCGAGCGACTGGTCGAGTACGCCAGCGACGAGGGGTTCGACGTGGTGTACTCGCTGACGGGGGCGGCCTCCTACCTCGAGCAGTTCGGCTTCGAGCGCATCGATCCCGAGCAGCTCCCCGAACCGCTGGACGACCGGCTGGCGACGAAGCGGGAGAACATCCAGCCCGACGCCGCGCCGCTGCGCCTGCAGGTCGACCGGTTCCGGATGCCCGAGCGGTTCCGCGAGCGGTTCAAGAACGCCTCCGTCCGCGAGTCCCCCGAGTCGGGCGAGGACGACCCCGAGGAGAGCGCGGAGGACTTCGGTATCGACCCCGACGAGGCGACCTACAAGTACGACACCGGCGACTGA